The Abyssisolibacter fermentans region AAAATACACTAATTTAACAGGCAATCTCCCTCTAGTATACTTAGATGCCTTCCCTTTATTATGTGTGGCAAACCTTTTCCTTAAGTCTGCTGTCCAACCTGTATAATAAGTACCATCATTACAATGCAATATATATGTATAATTCATTATTAATTACTCCTTTTAGTCTTATAATTTATGCAATATTTATTCTATCTATAATTATTACTAAGATATTTAATACTAACCTAATTATAATACTTATTTGCCATAATATCCAAATAACCTTTAAATTTTTTATTTCATTTTATTCACATTATTTTATCAAAGTTATCATATCATTCCCTATATTTTCTAAAATGATAAATAATCCCAGATTATTCATAGAAAATTAAATACCTTTTATAAATGAACCTCATTCTTCGAATGAATAAGCGATTCACATAAAATCACAGATTTTAGTTCTCTGCTCATGATTAGAAGATGTCCATTAAATTCTCGACATACCAACTCGGTATGCCTTCGAATTCACTGAAATCTTCTAATTCAGAAACCTACAGCATATT contains the following coding sequences:
- a CDS encoding GIY-YIG nuclease family protein, with translation MNYTYILHCNDGTYYTGWTADLRKRFATHNKGKASKYTRGRLPVKLVYFEEYKTKVEAMKRECEIKKLTRKEKDELILNIECKDIERVLNEI